The following are from one region of the Bactrocera oleae isolate idBacOlea1 chromosome 6, idBacOlea1, whole genome shotgun sequence genome:
- the Cdc6 gene encoding cell division control protein 6 homolog produces the protein MTTVRRSTRLSSVGRSTHTPSAASIQTPSRRSEVWRRRQPKHCTTSDEEEESSLNKSPTLAEIDKENTKTTNIMSKSKGKTQAKVKELNDDREPKTPRRVKAIRTSTSSNRTPRAKKRSNQEQNDQSEDEHDVPDSEQNVSPPKLARWKHKTELISPSRLIDRLSIDERKQNDSDEEDHQTPTKREEKETQITPTLNKYQSARRVLNSAETQYLPGREQQLQELRDFFQVHLQEQRSGSLYVSGQPGTGKTACLSLLLRSPELSKQLQCVYINCTSIASINGVYKKLCAELKLHPTGRTERDYQAAVQQHLPTARRMLLIVLDEIDQLCSTKQSVLYTIFEWPSLPGARLLLVGIANSLDLTERTLMRLNARCELKPQHMHFPPYTKQQIVEIFRARLEEAGVLEVFPPVTLQLLAAKVSAVSGDVRRALDIGRRVAEIAEQQMKLGQKQVKLDDLALGDNTKEVFLKPVQVTQVAEVLNKVYGVSQNLQEDIEDSFPLQQKIVLCSLMLMLRKERNKDITMGRLHEIYRRVCVKRNIHALDQAEFAGLVDLIETRGILRIIRKKEPRLCKVVLQWDEEEVNGALKDKQLIASILDDTACLGNK, from the exons atGACCACAGTGCGTCGATCAACAAGACTGAGCAGTGTTGGTAGATCAACACATACACCATCAGCTGCAAGCATACAAACACCATCGCGACGTTCTGAAGTTTGGCGTAGACGCCAACCAAAGCATTGTACAACAAGTGACGAGGAAGAAGAAAGCTCTTTGAACAAATCCCCAACGTTAGCAGAAATAGATAAAGAAAATACTAAAACTACCAACATTATGAGTAAATCCAAAGGTAAAACACAGGCAAAAGTCAAAGAATTAAATGATGATCGGGAACCTAAAACACCACGTCGTGTGAAGGCAATACGTACTTCAACTTCCAGCAACAGAACGCCACGAGCAAAAAAACGTAGTAATCAAGAGCAAAATGATCAAAGTGAAGACGAACATGATGTACCAGACTCTGAACAAAATGTATCTCCACCAAAGTTAGCCCGTTGGAAACACAAAACTGAGTTGATCAGCCCTTCTAGGTTAATTGATAGATTAAGTATTGACGAGCGTAAGCAAAACGACAGCGATGAAGAAGATCATCAGACGCCCacaaaaagagaagaaaaagaaACTCAAATAACACCTACACTTAACAAATACCAAAGTGCGCGACGTGTGCTAAATAGTGCAGAAACGCAATATTTACCGGGACGCGAACAACAGCTGCAAGAGTTAAGAGATTTTTTTCAAGTACATTTACAGGAACAACGTTCCGGTAGTTTGTATGTTTCAGGTCAACCAGGTACGGGTAAAACTGCTTGCCTTTCATTGCTTTTGAGGTCGCCTGAGTTATCAAAACAATTGCAATGTGTTTACATAAATTGTACGTCAATTGCTAGTATAAACGGTGTATATAAGAAGCTATGTGCCGAGCTCAAGTTACATCCTACTGGACGAACTGAACGTGATTATCAAGCAGCTGTGCAGCAACACTTACCTACAGCGCGTCGCATGTTACTTATTGTTTTAGATGAAATCGATCAACTTTGCAGTACAAAACAATCAGTGCTTTACACCATTTTTGAATGGCCTTCATTACCCGGGGCCCGCTTGCTTTTGGTGGGCATTGCCAATAGTCTAGATCTCACCGAACGCACATTGATGCGTCTTAATGCCCGTTGTGAATTAAAGCCACAGCATATGCATTTTCCACCATATACAAAACAACAAATTGTAGAAATATTTCGTGCACGCCTAGAAGAAGCTGGCGTGCTGGAAGTTTTTCCACCTGTTACATTGCAACTTTTGGCAGCTAAAGTCAGTGCTGTGAGTGGGGATGTACGGCGCGCATTGGATATAGGCAGAAGAGTGGCCGAAATAGCTGAACAACAGATGAAGTTAGGGCAGAAACAAGTCAAGCTTGATGATTTGGCTTTGGGAGACAATACTAAAGAAG TTTTTTTAAAACCTGTGCAAGTGACACAAGTCGCTGAGGtgttaaataaagtatatggtgTTTCACAGAATTTACAAGAAGACATAGAAGACTCGTTTCCACTGCAGCAAAAGATTGTGTTATGCAGCCTAATGTTGATGCTACGAAAAGAACGTAATAAAGACATAACAATGGGACGATTGCACGAAATATACCGACGCGTATGTGTTAAACGTAACATACATGCTTTGGATCAAGCCGAATTTGCCGGACTAGTTGACTTAATTGAGACACGTGGCATACTACGAATCATACGTAAGAAAGAACCGCGCCTATGCAAAGTAGTGCTGCAATGGGACGAAGAGGAAGTGAATGGCGCTTTGAAGGACAAACAGTTGATTGCTTCAATATTGGACGACACCGCCTGCCTAGGGAATAAATAG